GGTTTCGTATCTCAAGTTGGATATCGTAGACCCATTCTCCAGTTGAACTTGATAAGCTGGCTCACGATAATCCGTGTTCCCGTATGCTGGATATTCTTGTGGCAACGTATCTAGGTTGTACGTGTGACTTGGATCGACGGGGTTCGGCGAAAAGCTCCTCTGTGGAATATGGCGCAAATATGCCGTGTTGACAGATTCGATACGCTGTCCCCAATACAGATGAGCGAGGTGCCCGGTATCCAAAACTTCTATTAAATAACTCGTCTTGTGTGTCTGTAGATGAAATACGCTGTTTGACTCGTTGTACACAATGGTCACAGTCCAACACCCGCAATTCTTTTTAATTAATTGAATTTTCTTTTATTCAACGGAATTGATGAACCTAGAATTTTCCCGATACGTCCCGTAAACGCCCACAGCATTCGTGTGGATCACTCCAAATATAATATCGTATTCACACTATCATAAGACTAAATATCGCAATCAGAAGTACAGGGCCCGCACCTAACGGTGGAGCCCTGCACTTTGTCATCATGTATTGGAAACTAATGTCGTGTCCGTTATCTACGGAAGTTCAGTTTGTCGCGCAATAGACCATATTTTTGCCGAACAGCTACCATTCGGGCGAAGACCACCACTGCAAACAGAAGAACGAGTGGAACAACCTTCGTAAATGTATCCCCACCCAGCCACACGGCCAAACCGACGACAAGGGTTAGAATGGCATGGACTTCTTCTTGCAGGGCGATGGGCTTGCGACCGGCAAGCAGGTCACGAATAACCCCCGCCTATACCTGTGAACAGAGCGGCCATAATGGTCATGCCCAGGTTGTCATTTATGTGCTTAGCGTAAAGCGCCCCTTGGAGCGAAAATGAAGCCAGTCCAATCGAATCAAAGAAGAACCCCCACTTTTTCCAGTGGCGAATCCACTTTGTGGATAAGAGAACGAGAACCGCTAGTGTTCCGATGACGAGTAACAAGGTTTCGCGATCCCAAAGGCTAGTCACAGGTACACCAATCACGGTATTACGAATGACACCGCCACCAAAAGACGTTGTGAGTCCTAAAACAAACACACCTATGATCCGATACTTAACCTGTAGCGCCACAAACGCCCCACTTGCCGCATATGCACAAGTGCCGATTCCGTGCAAGATAAGCCATCCCAGGCTCTCCACGTCACTGCCTCCCATGTAATAGATACCGTCATTGCCTGACAGTCAATGATGACAACCAGAGGTAAGAACTAGAGCTTTTGCCCCATGCCTTGCGCAAGTCCAAGGAGTAAACTCAAGGTCCGGTTGATACTCGGGTCTCGGAGTGCCTTGGCGAGATCGAACAAGCCGACTCGCTTTCCTGACTCCAAGTTGTCCTTTCCGCGCTCCAGACCGGATACAAGTGCCTCAGTGAGGGTATTCAGCTGGTCAGGGTCCAGCTTGCTCACCATCCCTACAGCGGACATAGCATTCTTTATCGTGTTCAAAACAGACGGTTTTAGAATCTGTTCCAAGACAATGGATGCAACTTTTTCCTTTGAGTTGAGTAACGCATGCAGAATTTCCAACAGCCCACTGTCGTGCAGGTCTTGAATCAGCACGAGAAAACTGCGAATGGCTTCTCCATGTGCGGCAAACGCTTCCCGCATTTCCTCTGCAGCTTTGTCCTGTTGCTGCTCCTTTATCGGTTCACTTCGTTTGATGTTGATGGTCGGTTCGGCCACTCTTCGTCACCTCCCTAGCTTGCTGTTCAACCGGGACGTAACCTGGCCGCTTCCACTTTCGCCATACTTCAACGCCCTGCTGAGGGTTGCGTGTGCCGAAACGTGGATTGTTCTTCGGTAATGGGCGGCGGCCTTTATCCCGCAAGACTTCCATCCGCACGTATGTCTCTTTATACGCTGGTGTGTCCGTTCGCACGTCCGTGGTGGGCCCTGTCAGCAGATTGACAGCAGCGTCCTCACTTGTCGTGTTCATCGGCAGATATAGCTCTTTTCCATGGACCCTATCCGTGACGACGACTTGAACTTTTACCTGCCCGTAGCGAGATTCCAGCCGGACAAGCGCACCGTCTTGAATGCCTCTCTCCTGCGCTAACTCCGGCGAGATCTCAACGAACGTGTCGGGTACTTTTTTCTGCAGCCCCGCAGATTTATTCGTCATATTTCCTTCGTGGAAGTGCTCCAACAGGCGGCCATTGTTCAAGTGCAAATCGTAGTTTTTATCCGCTAGCATAGGCGCAATCCAGTTTGCAGGAACAAGCTCTGCTTTCCCGTTTGGCTTTGCGAACCCGTCGGTGTACAAGAGCGGCGTGTCCGTGCCGTCGGGAGCGACAGGCCAAAGCAGGCTGTTGTATCCTTCGATCCGATCGTAGCGAACGCCAGCAAAAATCGGTGCAAGCGTAGCTGCCTCATCCATGACATCACTTGGATGCTCATAGTTCCAATCAGCACCGAGGCGATTGGCGATCATCGTGATAATCTCCCAGTCCGGCTTCGAATCCCCAAGCGGTTCGAGTACTTGATACAGACGTTGAATGCGGCGTTCTGTATTCGTAAACGTTCCTTCTTTTTCGAGGCTCGGACTTGCAGGCAAAATGACATCAGCAAACTGCGCCGTCTTGCTGAAAAAGACGTCCTGTACGACAAAGAAATCCAAGTGGCTGAGCGCCTCGTGAACGTGGTTTGCATTCGTATCGACCCACGCCATATCTTCACCCATGAGATACATACCGCGAAGTTTGCCTTCCAAGATGGCGTTCAGCATAACCTGGTTGTCCATTCCGGGTTGAGCCGGGATCGTCGAACCCCAAGCCGCGTCAAATTTCTTCCGAGCTGCATCGTCACTGACCAATTGATACCCCGGCAACCAGTTTGGCAACGTGCCAAAGTCGCACGCACCTTGTACATTGTTGTGTCCGCGGAGTGGGAATGCTCCAGCACCTGGGCGCGCGTAGTTTCCGGTCACCAAAAGCATGTCGCTGATGGCACCGCTTGTTTCACTGCCACCACGCTGCTGGGTTACGCCCATCGCCCATAAGACCGCTACACCGTCCGCCTCGTGAATCATCGTGGCCATTTCGATGAGCTTATCTTGCGAGATGCCTGTTACCTGCTCGGCATATTCCAACGTGTATTGGCTGAGGGATTTTACATATTCGTGAAATCCCAGAACTTTGTCGTTTAGGAAGTTCACATCGTGCCAATTTTGGTCGATGATGTATTTCGTGATGGCAGACAGCCAGACGTGGTCTGTCGCCGGATTAGGTCGAACGAATAAGTCGGCACGTTCTGCCATTTCGTGCTTGCGAAGGTCGACAACCATCAACTTTTGTCCGTTCAGTTTATGGGCACGTTTGACACGTGTCGCGAGAACTGGATGAGCTTCTGCTGGATTGGCACCGACGATGATGACCAGGCCGGCTTTCGCAATGTCCTGAATCGTACCTGCATCCCCGCCGAGTCCCACTGTCCGCATCAATCCGTCCGTTGCTGGCGACTGACAGTACCGCGAACAGTTGTCAATGTTGTTTGTCCCAATGACGCCTCGGGCCAATTTCTGCATCAAATAGTTTTCTTCGTTCGTCACTTTGGAGGAAGAGATGAAACCAAGTGCATCCGGTCCGTACTGTTCTTTAATTCCACCCAGCTTCTCTGCAACCAGCGTCAAGGCCTCATCCCAGGTCGCTTCGTAGAACGTATCCCCACGGCGAATGAGCGGAGTGGTTAAGCGTTCTTCACTATTGACGAAATCCCAACCGAACTTGCCTTTAATACAAGTTGAGATGCCATTGACCGGTGCATCCTCGGAAGGCTCAATTTTGAGAATATCGCGACCCTTGGTCCACACGTCGAACGAACATCCCACACCGCAGAAGGTGCAAACTGTCTTTGTCTTTTTGATCCGTTGTTCACGCATGGCGGATTCCACCTCTGAGATGGCGAAAATCCCGCCGTAACCCGGCTCGACTTCTTTGATTAAGTCGATCATAGGATTCAACACGTTTGACGGTGTACCGGACAAAAAACCAGCCTGCCCCAGCATGGATTTTTCCATGAGAGCATTCGTGGGGCACACCGATACGCAGTGTCCGCACGAGACGCACGATGACTCATCTATCGGCACATCGTCATCCCAAATTACTCTCGGCATATCGCGTTCCCAATCGATAGAGAGCGTCTCGTTTACCTGCAGGTCTTGGCAAGCCTCCACGCAGCGGCCACAGAGAATGCATTGGTCCGGATCATACCGATAGAACGAGTTGGACATGTCCTTCTCGTAGCCTTTTGGCCGATATTCATATTTTTGGTGCTCAATCTTCATGAGCTCGGCAGTATTGTGAAGGACACAGTTGCCGTTGTTGTTATCACAGACTGTACAGTACAGCATGTGATTTTCCAGAATGCGATCCATTCCCTCCGTGCGCGCAGCACTCGCCAGCTTCGTGTCCGTTTCAACTTTCATGCCCGGCCGAACCTGTGTAGAACACGAACGCACAAGCTCTCCGTCGGCTTCGACCATGCACGTGTCACACGTCTGGATAGGACCTAAATTGGAATGATAGCAGACATGGGGATGCTCGATGCCGTTGTCCATCATGGCCTGTAGAATCGTTTGATCATCGTAAGCATCATACTGTTTCCCGTCGATCTCGACAGAAAACTGAACGCGCAACGTACCCGAACTGCTCATCGTGGAACCCTCCTAGAGAAAAATAAAAACTCCACCAAAACCAGCGTCCCAATGAGGAGGAAAGCTGGTTTTAGTGGAGTAGTTCAAAGCACGTCCTGTACTTTTGTGCCAATCCACAATTTCTTCAATTGACCGTATAATACTATCAAAAATTAGGCTTGGTCGTCGAGACCCAATGGCTTATCAAACACATACACCGTGACGGCCGTATCTAGATCCACATCAAAGTCACAAAATAAGGTGACTAACTTCGCTCCCACAATGCGCTCGACCTCAGAGCGCAAACCCTCATCCTTGTACAGCTCTTTGATGAACGTCGTACGCAGTTCTCGAACTAATCGTTTACCATCCTCCGAGCGGACAGCGAATTTCTCCACACTGGTCAGATTTCCCTTTAGCTCACAAACTGCCCATGGACCAATAAAGCGTGTGGTGATATGTTCAGGGCCTTTCCCGACATGCTTCTTGCGAACTTCCCTGACAAGATTGCTAAACTCATGTGAAATTTTAGCTGTACTCATTTTACCTCCGCTATATCGATGTTCATATCCTTCGCATAGGACTTTCCCCAATCGTACATGAGCTCCAAGATTGGGATCAGTTTCTTTCCGTGCTCCGTAAGCGTGTACTCCACTTTCGGAGGCACTTGTTGATACACTTTGCGATGGATAATCGCGTCGTCTTCAAGTTCCCGCAACTGCGCGGTCAACATCTTCGGTGTTACTTTCGGCAGCAACCGCCTCAACTTGCTAAACCGCTGCGGGCTGTCCAACCCGATATGCCACAGAATGATCATTTTCCACTTGCCGCCAATGACCGACAGAGTTAATTCCTTTTCACAGTTAAAATCGGTCATCTTCAAGTCGATTCCCCTCCGTTCATAGTTTCCATTTAGGTACTATATCACGAAAAAGTATGTACTACACACTCAGGCCTATTGAGTATATCATAAGCCCCTGTGGAGCATATTAGTCGATGCAGTACACAGGGCCGTGTCTCATCGACGCCGCGACTTTAAAACAATTCTGGGAGTGGATGGATTTATGAAACTTCAATTAGCGCTCGATCTCGTCAACATTCCAGAGGGAATCGATCTCGTCAAAGAGGTCCAGGACTATATCGACATTGTCGAAATCGGGACGCCTATCGTGATCGACGAAGGGCTTCACGCTGTCAAAGCCATGAAAGATGCATTCCCGTCACTAGAAGTCTTGGCCGACTTGAAAGTGATGGATGCTGGCGGGTACGAAGTGATGAGAGCATCTGAAGCGGGTGCAGATATCATCACGATACTCGGTGTCTCAGAAGACGAAACGATTCGAGGCGCTGTCGAAGAGGCCAGGAAGCGGAACAAAAAGATCCTTGTGGACATGATCGGTGTCAAGGACTTGGAAACCCGAGCTAAACAAGTGGATGCACTCGGCGTTGACTATATCTGCGTTCACACAGGTTATGATCTTCAAGCAGTTGGGCAAAATTCATTCGACGACCTGCGCACAATCAAAGGTGTTGTCAAAAACGCGAAAACAGCCGTTGCCGGCGGTATCAAGTTAAACACACTGCCTGAAGTTGTCAAAGCAGAACCTGATATTGTCATTGTCGGTGGCGGTATCACCGGCGAATCGGACAAGCAATCCGTCGCACGCGAAATGCGAAATATCATCCAACAGGGATGACGCAAGATATGCAGATGAAAGACTATGCAAGCGCAGTTGTTCTGGAACTGACACGCACGATGCAGACGATTTCGGACGAGGAACTAACGGATCTCACCGCTAAAATTATCAGCGCGCAAAAGGTCTTTGTGGCTGGCGCTGGACGGTCAGGTCTCATGGCAAAAGCGTTCGCCATGCGTCTGATGCATCTCGGTATACACGCCTATGTGGTAGGCGAGTCAGTCACGCCACAGTTTTCCGAAGGTGATTTGCTCATTGTTGGTTCCGGTTCTGGGGAAACGAAAAGTCTTGTGGCCATGGCCGAAAAGGCCAAAAGCCTACGCGGTTCTGTTGCCCTGGTCACGACGGCTTCTACGTCAAGCATTGGCCGACTGTCGGACGTGGTCATTCACATACACGCTCAGGCCAAGCAGGAGACCGGTGACGGATCGACGACCATCCAGCCGATGGGCTCTCTGTTCGAACAGAGCCTGCTGATCCTATATGATTCCCTTGTCTTGGGACTTATGGAACAAAGAAACGAAACGACACAAACAATGTTTGCAAGACATGCCAACCTCGAATAGGCCCATCACGGACACGGGTTCACGCTACGCGAACAACTGCCTTAGGGGGCTGCCCATTAGGACAGCCCCCGTCTATAAATCGCGTCATGAACCGGGAATTCTCACGGGATCTCTCGGTCCTCCAGGTAGTACACTTCCCACTCCCCACCACAAAAGTTGAACGAGACGGTGAGCCTCTTCATCTGGATTGACTTGTTGGCGCGTCATCAGCAACTCACCTGCCCGCTGTCCCACAACCGCTTGAAAGAGAAAGCCAACGTCTTCCACCTTGATTTCTGAGCGCAGTTCTCCTGATTTAAACGCATCTTCCGCAATTCCGACCACTTGCAAAAATTGTTCACGTCGCCATGTCAGCAGCTTCGTAGAGAGCTCATCAGACAGTGCAGGCGATTCCTGAAACAGCAGTAGATATAGACTTTGGTTGGTCGCAATTTTACGTAAGTAAAT
This is a stretch of genomic DNA from Alicyclobacillus dauci. It encodes these proteins:
- a CDS encoding trimeric intracellular cation channel family protein, yielding MESLGWLILHGIGTCAYAASGAFVALQVKYRIIGVFVLGLTTSFGGGVIRNTVIGVPVTSLWDRETLLLVIGTLAVLVLLSTKWIRHWKKWGFFFDSIGLASFSLQGALYAKHINDNLGMTIMAALFTGIGGGYS
- a CDS encoding DUF1641 domain-containing protein, which encodes MAEPTINIKRSEPIKEQQQDKAAEEMREAFAAHGEAIRSFLVLIQDLHDSGLLEILHALLNSKEKVASIVLEQILKPSVLNTIKNAMSAVGMVSKLDPDQLNTLTEALVSGLERGKDNLESGKRVGLFDLAKALRDPSINRTLSLLLGLAQGMGQKL
- the fdhF gene encoding formate dehydrogenase subunit alpha: MSSSGTLRVQFSVEIDGKQYDAYDDQTILQAMMDNGIEHPHVCYHSNLGPIQTCDTCMVEADGELVRSCSTQVRPGMKVETDTKLASAARTEGMDRILENHMLYCTVCDNNNGNCVLHNTAELMKIEHQKYEYRPKGYEKDMSNSFYRYDPDQCILCGRCVEACQDLQVNETLSIDWERDMPRVIWDDDVPIDESSCVSCGHCVSVCPTNALMEKSMLGQAGFLSGTPSNVLNPMIDLIKEVEPGYGGIFAISEVESAMREQRIKKTKTVCTFCGVGCSFDVWTKGRDILKIEPSEDAPVNGISTCIKGKFGWDFVNSEERLTTPLIRRGDTFYEATWDEALTLVAEKLGGIKEQYGPDALGFISSSKVTNEENYLMQKLARGVIGTNNIDNCSRYCQSPATDGLMRTVGLGGDAGTIQDIAKAGLVIIVGANPAEAHPVLATRVKRAHKLNGQKLMVVDLRKHEMAERADLFVRPNPATDHVWLSAITKYIIDQNWHDVNFLNDKVLGFHEYVKSLSQYTLEYAEQVTGISQDKLIEMATMIHEADGVAVLWAMGVTQQRGGSETSGAISDMLLVTGNYARPGAGAFPLRGHNNVQGACDFGTLPNWLPGYQLVSDDAARKKFDAAWGSTIPAQPGMDNQVMLNAILEGKLRGMYLMGEDMAWVDTNANHVHEALSHLDFFVVQDVFFSKTAQFADVILPASPSLEKEGTFTNTERRIQRLYQVLEPLGDSKPDWEIITMIANRLGADWNYEHPSDVMDEAATLAPIFAGVRYDRIEGYNSLLWPVAPDGTDTPLLYTDGFAKPNGKAELVPANWIAPMLADKNYDLHLNNGRLLEHFHEGNMTNKSAGLQKKVPDTFVEISPELAQERGIQDGALVRLESRYGQVKVQVVVTDRVHGKELYLPMNTTSEDAAVNLLTGPTTDVRTDTPAYKETYVRMEVLRDKGRRPLPKNNPRFGTRNPQQGVEVWRKWKRPGYVPVEQQAREVTKSGRTDHQHQTK
- a CDS encoding DUF2294 domain-containing protein, producing MSTAKISHEFSNLVREVRKKHVGKGPEHITTRFIGPWAVCELKGNLTSVEKFAVRSEDGKRLVRELRTTFIKELYKDEGLRSEVERIVGAKLVTLFCDFDVDLDTAVTVYVFDKPLGLDDQA
- a CDS encoding winged helix-turn-helix transcriptional regulator, whose amino-acid sequence is MTDFNCEKELTLSVIGGKWKMIILWHIGLDSPQRFSKLRRLLPKVTPKMLTAQLRELEDDAIIHRKVYQQVPPKVEYTLTEHGKKLIPILELMYDWGKSYAKDMNIDIAEVK
- the hxlA gene encoding 3-hexulose-6-phosphate synthase codes for the protein MKLQLALDLVNIPEGIDLVKEVQDYIDIVEIGTPIVIDEGLHAVKAMKDAFPSLEVLADLKVMDAGGYEVMRASEAGADIITILGVSEDETIRGAVEEARKRNKKILVDMIGVKDLETRAKQVDALGVDYICVHTGYDLQAVGQNSFDDLRTIKGVVKNAKTAVAGGIKLNTLPEVVKAEPDIVIVGGGITGESDKQSVAREMRNIIQQG
- the hxlB gene encoding 6-phospho-3-hexuloisomerase, yielding MQMKDYASAVVLELTRTMQTISDEELTDLTAKIISAQKVFVAGAGRSGLMAKAFAMRLMHLGIHAYVVGESVTPQFSEGDLLIVGSGSGETKSLVAMAEKAKSLRGSVALVTTASTSSIGRLSDVVIHIHAQAKQETGDGSTTIQPMGSLFEQSLLILYDSLVLGLMEQRNETTQTMFARHANLE
- a CDS encoding TetR/AcrR family transcriptional regulator, translating into MTRVRKNPLERRREILNCALKLFETEGYRNVSMEDIGRKSGIARTTMYEYFSNKDQVLFALVEEIAEALHSGPGAGDTCLERLEKLAAIYLRKIATNQSLYLLLFQESPALSDELSTKLLTWRREQFLQVVGIAEDAFKSGELRSEIKVEDVGFLFQAVVGQRAGELLMTRQQVNPDEEAHRLVQLLWWGVGSVLPGGPRDPVRIPGS